The Microbacterium sp. W4I20 genome segment CCCTCTATGCACGGACGCAACGGGGCGGCCCGTACCGAAAGGGGCGGCTCGCGCAGTCAGGCGAGGCCGTGCTCGAACGCGAAAACGACCAGCTGCACCCGGTCGCGCAGTGCGAGCTTCGTGAGGATGCGACTGATGTGGGTCTTCACGGTGGCTTCGCTCAGGTACTCGCGCCCGGCGATCTCGGCGTTCGACAGCCCGCGGGCGGCGAGCGCGAAGATCTCCCGCTCGCGATCGGTGAGGTCGGCGTACTGCGGCGGCACTGGCTTGGGCGCCTCGGCGAAGTGCTCGAACAGGTCGCGGGTGGCGGATGCCGCGATCACGCTGGATCCGGCGTGCACGGTGCGGATCGCGGCGAGCAGGAACTCCGGATCGGCATCTTTGAGGAGGAAGCCGCTCGCCCCCTGCCGGATCGCGCGGGCCGCGGCCTCGTCGAGGTCGAAGGTGGTGAGCATGACGATGCGCGGAGGA includes the following:
- a CDS encoding response regulator transcription factor — protein: MIRVVLVDDQALFRAGIRMLVASQPDLEVVGEAGNGQEALEVVRTSRPDVVLMDIRMPVMDGLTATAEILTRPDPPRIVMLTTFDLDEAAARAIRQGASGFLLKDADPEFLLAAIRTVHAGSSVIAASATRDLFEHFAEAPKPVPPQYADLTDREREIFALAARGLSNAEIAGREYLSEATVKTHISRILTKLALRDRVQLVVFAFEHGLA